From Dasypus novemcinctus isolate mDasNov1 chromosome 11, mDasNov1.1.hap2, whole genome shotgun sequence, one genomic window encodes:
- the CALHM6 gene encoding calcium homeostasis modulator protein 6 yields the protein MEKFRSVLDLHLKYRHTLGYGLVTLLTAGGERIFSTVVFQCPCNAWNLSYGLVFLLVPALVLFLLGYVLSARTWRLLTGCCRSRTRRGCGAALRGTLVCAQLSCVAAVAPVTWVAVALLGGTFYECAVSGSADAAQRLCPPLSYTCALELRQVPCQQAETKEVQDLLSVLKAESQVIGWMLIAAVIIFILIVKAVTRCFSPVSFLQLKFWKIYLEQEQQMLQTEATLHATELAKENVKCFFDSTHPKVYSTPSIKDWQQISALYTFSPKDQYYSMLHKYVNREEKNHSIRSLGEVVPVLGFVDTPGLNTTAEL from the exons ATGGAGAAGTTTCGCTCGGTGCTGGACCTGCACCTCAAGTACCGTCACACACTGGGCTACGGTCTGGTGACCCTGCTGACCGCGGGCGGGGAGCGCATCTTCTCCACCGTCGTGTTCCAATGCCCCTGCAACGCCTGGAACCTGTCCTACGGCCTGGTCTTCCTCCTGGTGCCGGCGCTCGTCCTGTTCCTTCTGGGCTACGTGCTGAGCGCGCGCACGTGGCGGCTGCTCACGGGTTGTTGCCGGTCCCGCACCCGCAGGGGCTGCGGCGCGGCGCTGCGCGGCACCCTGGTGTGCGCGCAGCTGAGCTGCGTGGCCGCCGTCGCGCCGGTCACCTGGGTGGCGGTGGCGCTGCTCGGGGGAACCTTCTACGAGTGCGCGGTCAGCGGGAGCGCGGACGCCGCGCAGCGCCTGTGCCCCCCCCTCAGCTACACCTGCGCCTTGGAGCTGCGGCAGGTGCCGTGCCAGCAGGCTGAGACGAAAGAAGTGCAGGACCTTCTCAGCGTGCTCAAGGCGGAGTCACAG GTCATAGGCTGGATGCTGATAGCCGCTGTTATCATCTTCATTCTGATTGTTAAAGCTGTCACCAGATGCTTCTCCCCAGTTAGTTTTCTGCAGCTGAAATTCTGGAAAATCTATCTGGAACAGGAGCAGCAGATGCTTCAAACTGAAGCCACACTGCATGCAACCGAACTGGCAAAAGAGAATGTTAAATGTTTCTTTGACAGCACACATCCAAAGGTTTACTCCACCCCAAGCATTAAAGACTGGCAACAAATTTCAGCACTATATACTTTCAGTCCAAAAGACCAGTACTACAGTATGTTGCATAAATACGTTAACAGAGAAGAGAAGAACCACAGCATCAGATCTTTAGGAGAGGTGGTTCCTGTTCTTGGCTTTGTAGATACACCTGGATTGAACACCACTGCTGAGTTATGA